The following coding sequences lie in one Yoonia sp. G8-12 genomic window:
- a CDS encoding DUF1491 family protein, with the protein MKLTADIWVSAYLTRLRLTEIPAFVVQRGDSTAGAVLIKLNTLDGKACCYQRSFDLITGARKWMVLVEGDEADVDASIVKQRGFDPDLWVIEVEDKQGRHLLDEPGLE; encoded by the coding sequence TTGAAGCTGACCGCCGACATTTGGGTTTCGGCCTATCTTACACGGCTGCGCCTTACTGAAATTCCGGCTTTTGTGGTGCAGCGCGGTGATAGCACGGCGGGTGCCGTCTTGATCAAACTGAACACGCTTGATGGTAAGGCCTGTTGCTATCAGCGCAGTTTTGATCTGATCACAGGCGCGCGCAAATGGATGGTGCTGGTTGAAGGGGATGAGGCGGATGTCGATGCCTCAATCGTCAAACAACGGGGCTTTGACCCTGACCTTTGGGTGATCGAGGTGGAGGACAAACAGGGCCGTCATCTTTTGGACGAACCGGGGCTTGAGTAA
- the acpS gene encoding holo-ACP synthase, which produces MILGIGTDLANIERIQSTLDRFGDRFRNRVFTDVEQRKAEHRKDVAGTYAKRWAAKEACSKALGTGLRMGISWKDMAVSNLRTGQPVMAVTGWAKERLDQMTPDGYEAIIHVTLTDDHPWAQAFVVIEARPIA; this is translated from the coding sequence ATGATCCTTGGTATTGGCACCGATCTGGCGAATATCGAACGGATCCAAAGCACTTTGGACCGGTTCGGCGATCGTTTTCGCAACCGCGTTTTTACCGACGTGGAACAGCGCAAGGCAGAGCACCGCAAAGATGTGGCGGGCACCTATGCCAAGCGCTGGGCCGCAAAAGAGGCCTGTTCGAAAGCCTTGGGTACCGGATTGAGAATGGGTATATCGTGGAAAGATATGGCCGTCTCCAATCTGCGCACAGGACAGCCTGTCATGGCGGTCACCGGCTGGGCCAAGGAACGGCTGGATCAGATGACACCTGATGGCTATGAGGCCATCATTCACGTGACTTTGACCGACGATCACCCATGGGCACAGGCCTTTGTGGTGATTGAGGCGCGCCCCATCGCTTGA
- a CDS encoding DUF2062 domain-containing protein, which yields MVFKRRDRRAIWQIVLDFFYPRGGWTRAFEYVKHRVRRLPDTPQKISRGIWAGVFVCFTPLFGMHFVLAFIIARLLRGNLLAAIMATFFGNPLTFPPIGFLSISLGSWILGLPPGRNDHLGQKFADASYDLWNNVIAIFTPDPINWRGLQVFYDDVFFPYLVGGILPGLIAATLAYYLCVPVISAYQARRKKALLAKLDQLKKKTPTDQEAGH from the coding sequence TTGGTCTTCAAACGTAGGGATAGGCGGGCGATCTGGCAGATCGTGCTGGACTTCTTCTATCCCCGTGGTGGTTGGACCCGTGCTTTTGAGTATGTAAAACACCGCGTTCGTCGCTTGCCGGATACGCCCCAAAAGATCAGTCGCGGCATTTGGGCGGGGGTTTTCGTGTGCTTTACGCCGCTCTTCGGCATGCATTTTGTTCTGGCATTCATTATCGCGCGGTTGTTGCGTGGCAACTTGCTGGCCGCCATAATGGCAACCTTCTTTGGCAATCCCCTCACATTCCCACCCATTGGTTTTCTATCGATCAGTCTTGGGTCCTGGATCTTGGGATTGCCACCCGGCCGCAACGATCACCTTGGTCAGAAATTTGCAGATGCGAGCTATGATCTTTGGAACAACGTGATTGCAATCTTTACGCCTGACCCGATCAACTGGCGCGGATTGCAGGTCTTTTATGATGATGTTTTCTTCCCCTATCTCGTGGGCGGCATTTTGCCTGGGTTGATTGCGGCCACACTCGCCTATTATCTTTGTGTTCCCGTCATCAGCGCCTATCAGGCGCGCCGCAAAAAGGCGCTGCTGGCAAAGCTTGACCAGTTGAAGAAAAAGACACCAACTGATCAAGAAGCTGGCCACTAA
- the era gene encoding GTPase Era produces the protein MTDAPTKAGFVALIGEPNAGKSTLLNRMVGAKVSIVTHKVQTTRARIRGVAMAENAQLIFIDTPGLFKPRRRLDRAMVAAAWGGAADADVVVLMIEAHRGITSGVKAILETLAERTGKSPVALVINKIDKVKSEVLLALTKDMNEAYPFAETFMISAERGHGCDALRDWLVTQVPEGPYLYPEDQIADLPMRMIAAEMTREKLTLRLHQELPYELTVETENWEERPDGSARIDQLIYVARDGHKGIVLGKGGETVKAISQAARLELEEFLGRRVHLFVKVKVRPNWLEDAERYSEMGLDFKDGNA, from the coding sequence ATGACTGACGCCCCAACCAAAGCCGGCTTTGTTGCCCTGATCGGTGAGCCCAATGCCGGGAAATCCACGCTCTTGAACCGTATGGTGGGCGCGAAAGTGTCCATCGTGACCCATAAGGTGCAAACCACCCGCGCGCGTATTCGCGGTGTGGCAATGGCTGAAAACGCGCAATTGATTTTCATCGACACGCCGGGCCTGTTCAAACCACGGCGCCGCCTTGATAGGGCGATGGTGGCTGCCGCTTGGGGTGGTGCTGCGGATGCCGATGTTGTGGTGTTGATGATCGAGGCGCATCGCGGGATCACATCAGGTGTAAAGGCGATTTTGGAGACCTTGGCGGAACGGACCGGCAAATCGCCTGTGGCCCTTGTGATCAACAAGATCGACAAGGTGAAATCCGAGGTGCTTCTGGCACTGACCAAGGACATGAACGAGGCTTATCCATTCGCGGAAACCTTCATGATTTCCGCCGAACGCGGCCACGGATGTGATGCGCTGCGCGATTGGTTGGTCACGCAGGTGCCTGAGGGCCCGTACCTTTATCCCGAAGACCAGATTGCCGATCTACCCATGCGCATGATCGCCGCCGAAATGACGCGCGAAAAGCTGACTCTGCGCTTGCATCAGGAATTGCCTTACGAGTTGACGGTCGAGACCGAAAACTGGGAGGAACGCCCTGATGGTTCGGCGCGTATCGACCAGCTGATCTATGTCGCCCGTGACGGCCATAAAGGCATCGTGTTGGGCAAAGGCGGAGAGACTGTGAAAGCTATTAGTCAGGCCGCGCGGTTGGAGCTGGAAGAATTCCTTGGCCGTCGTGTGCACCTGTTTGTGAAGGTCAAAGTGCGGCCCAATTGGCTGGAAGACGCCGAGCGTTACTCCGAGATGGGCCTTGATTTCAAAGACGGCAACGCTTGA
- a CDS encoding nucleoside deaminase produces MTRNQIVMTDAERGAMRAVADHACDLHAAGHDIVFTAAVVLDGQVIATARNEVSDSDDPSRHAEVVAIARAAKAVGDRDLSGATLLASCQPCEMCLATMRWAGIGRVIFAAQKANIADTYFRFPGLGISDYHAACEGCFDFLGGVEEERVAHVYAAKGSA; encoded by the coding sequence ATGACGCGCAACCAGATCGTTATGACCGATGCGGAACGGGGCGCGATGCGCGCCGTGGCCGATCATGCCTGCGATCTGCATGCTGCGGGTCATGACATCGTTTTTACCGCGGCCGTCGTTCTGGATGGTCAGGTTATCGCAACGGCCCGTAACGAAGTCAGCGACAGCGACGATCCCAGCCGCCATGCCGAAGTCGTGGCAATCGCGCGCGCGGCAAAGGCCGTCGGTGATCGTGATCTATCTGGTGCCACGCTTTTGGCATCGTGCCAGCCCTGTGAAATGTGTCTGGCAACGATGCGCTGGGCGGGAATCGGGCGGGTGATCTTCGCGGCCCAGAAAGCCAATATCGCAGATACCTATTTCCGGTTTCCGGGTCTGGGCATTTCCGACTACCACGCCGCCTGTGAGGGATGTTTTGACTTCCTTGGTGGTGTCGAAGAAGAGCGCGTTGCACATGTCTATGCGGCGAAGGGCAGCGCATGA
- the folK gene encoding 2-amino-4-hydroxy-6-hydroxymethyldihydropteridine diphosphokinase has protein sequence MIYQNGQIALIALGSNENSVWGEALSTVQKAMLEVGSLSEIPPQSSALYATPAFPKGAGPDFVNAAIAITTMLPPDALLARLHQIEAAAGRVRAKRWGQRSLDLDLIAVGDAVLPDAQTHAHWRDLAPEEQQIETPDQLLLPHPRLQDRAFVLIPLRDVAPDWRHPLLGRSVAQMCADLSGTVRAEVEPLPLPRRP, from the coding sequence ATGATTTATCAAAACGGCCAAATCGCGCTGATTGCCCTTGGTAGCAACGAAAATTCGGTATGGGGCGAGGCCCTGTCTACTGTACAAAAAGCTATGCTAGAGGTGGGTTCTCTTTCGGAAATACCACCACAATCCAGCGCGTTGTACGCGACACCCGCGTTCCCAAAAGGTGCTGGACCTGATTTTGTCAACGCCGCGATAGCGATCACCACGATGTTACCGCCTGACGCGTTGCTGGCGCGATTGCACCAAATCGAAGCGGCTGCAGGACGCGTCAGAGCCAAGCGTTGGGGGCAGCGCTCACTTGACCTTGATCTGATCGCCGTGGGCGACGCGGTTTTACCTGACGCACAGACGCATGCCCATTGGCGTGATCTGGCGCCGGAGGAGCAACAAATTGAAACGCCCGACCAACTTTTGTTACCGCATCCCCGCCTGCAGGATCGTGCTTTTGTTCTGATACCGTTGCGGGATGTCGCGCCGGATTGGCGGCACCCTTTGCTAGGCCGTTCGGTGGCGCAAATGTGTGCCGACCTTTCTGGTACAGTGCGCGCCGAAGTCGAACCTTTGCCCCTGCCGCGCAGGCCATAG
- the rpoZ gene encoding DNA-directed RNA polymerase subunit omega — protein MARVTVEDCVDKVPNRFELVMLAAHRAREISAGAPITVNRDNDKNPVVSLREIADETQQAADLRERMIEANQTQIEVDEPEEDSMSLLMGAETDKPADDDMSEEKLLRALMDAQGQR, from the coding sequence ATGGCCCGCGTCACCGTAGAAGATTGCGTCGATAAAGTTCCAAACCGTTTTGAGCTTGTGATGCTTGCGGCACATCGTGCGCGTGAAATTTCCGCCGGTGCTCCGATCACAGTGAACCGCGACAACGACAAAAACCCTGTTGTGTCCCTGCGTGAGATTGCTGACGAAACCCAGCAAGCCGCGGATCTGCGCGAGCGCATGATCGAGGCAAACCAGACACAGATTGAAGTTGACGAGCCCGAAGAGGACAGCATGTCTCTCTTGATGGGTGCGGAAACGGATAAGCCTGCTGATGACGATATGTCAGAAGAGAAATTGTTGCGCGCATTGATGGATGCGCAAGGACAGCGTTAA
- a CDS encoding pyridoxine 5'-phosphate synthase: MTNTLRLGVNIDHVATVRNARGGAAPDPVRAAIMAEEAGADGITAHLREDRRHIADADIESLMAVLKGPLNFEMAATSEMQAIALRHKPHAVCIVPEKREERTTEGGLEVAREENALAHYIAPLRDAGCRVSIFIAADKRQIEAAHRIGAEVIELHTGAYCDAHVEGRFEARDEELRKLTDMAAFAHDLGLEVHAGHGLTYDCVRPIAALPQVIELNIGHFLIGEAIFRGLGPAIAEMRRIMDEVRA, translated from the coding sequence ATGACGAATACCCTGCGCCTTGGAGTGAATATCGACCACGTGGCCACTGTCCGTAACGCACGCGGAGGTGCGGCACCTGATCCTGTGCGCGCGGCCATCATGGCAGAAGAAGCGGGCGCAGATGGTATCACCGCCCATTTGCGTGAGGACCGTCGCCATATTGCAGATGCGGATATCGAAAGCTTGATGGCTGTGCTGAAAGGCCCACTGAATTTTGAGATGGCCGCCACGTCAGAGATGCAGGCCATCGCCTTGCGTCACAAACCCCATGCGGTCTGTATCGTGCCCGAGAAGCGTGAAGAGCGCACGACGGAAGGCGGACTAGAGGTTGCGCGCGAGGAAAACGCCTTGGCCCATTACATCGCCCCTTTGCGTGACGCAGGGTGTCGCGTGTCTATCTTTATTGCCGCCGACAAACGCCAGATCGAAGCGGCCCACCGGATTGGCGCCGAGGTGATCGAACTGCACACTGGTGCCTACTGCGATGCCCATGTGGAAGGCCGCTTTGAGGCCCGTGACGAAGAGCTACGCAAGCTGACAGATATGGCGGCTTTCGCGCATGATCTGGGTCTTGAGGTGCACGCGGGTCACGGGCTGACATATGACTGTGTGAGGCCCATTGCAGCGTTGCCGCAGGTCATCGAACTGAACATCGGGCATTTTCTTATCGGTGAAGCAATCTTTCGCGGATTGGGGCCAGCCATCGCAGAGATGCGCCGGATCATGGATGAGGTGCGCGCATGA
- a CDS encoding NYN domain-containing protein — MFYRDERLALFIDGSNLYAAAKSLGFDIDYKLLRQEFMRRGKMLRAFYYTALLENDEYSPIRPLVDWLNYNGFTMVTKPAKEYTDSMGRRKVKGNMDIELTVDAMELAPHVDHVVLFSGDGDFRPLVEALQRKGVRVSVVSTIRSQPPMIADELRRQADNFIELDELRDVVGRPTREPRVETQDDDASNDD, encoded by the coding sequence ATGTTTTATCGGGACGAGCGATTAGCGCTCTTCATCGATGGTTCAAATCTATATGCCGCAGCAAAATCGCTCGGGTTTGACATCGATTATAAACTCCTGCGGCAGGAATTCATGCGCCGCGGAAAAATGCTTCGCGCGTTTTACTACACCGCACTGCTGGAAAACGATGAATATTCACCGATCCGCCCACTCGTGGATTGGCTGAATTATAACGGCTTCACGATGGTGACCAAACCGGCCAAAGAATACACCGACAGTATGGGCCGGCGTAAGGTGAAAGGAAACATGGATATCGAGCTTACGGTCGATGCCATGGAACTCGCGCCTCATGTCGATCACGTTGTATTGTTTTCCGGCGACGGCGATTTTCGCCCACTGGTCGAAGCACTGCAACGCAAAGGCGTGCGTGTCTCGGTCGTCTCGACGATTCGCAGCCAGCCGCCAATGATCGCAGACGAGCTGCGCCGTCAGGCCGACAATTTCATCGAACTCGACGAATTGCGCGATGTCGTTGGCCGTCCAACACGTGAACCACGGGTTGAGACGCAGGACGATGACGCCTCTAACGACGACTAA
- a CDS encoding RelA/SpoT family protein, with translation MTTADDLIALVRTYNPNSNQALLRDAFAFGAEMHEGQFRHSGEPYFTHPVAVAGILAEQQMDDATIITALLHDTIEDTKASFPDVEKRFGREIAELVDGVTKLTNLQLTSTQTKQAENFRKLFMATSRDLRVTLVKLADRLHNMRTIKSMRPEKQAQKARETMDIFAPLAGRMGMQWMREELEDLSFRVLNPEGRNSIIRRFITLQRETGDVIQKITADMRVEMEKANIVADVAGRAKKPYSIWRKMQEKEQGFSRLSDIYGFRVIVATEADCYRVLGVIHQRWRAVPGRFKDYISQPKTNGYRSIHTTVSGRDGKQVEVQIRTREMHEVAETGVAAHWSYKNGERVENRFAVDPVRWISALTERLDEDQDHDEFLEAVKLEMYQDQVFCFTPKGDVIKLPRGATPIDFAYAIHTRIGSACVGAKVDGLRVPLWTRLKNGQSVDVITAEGQTPQATWIDIAVTGRAKTAIRRSLREEDRERFVRLGRELARVAFENVGKKSTEKALKTAAKALAIDGVEELLARLGSAEITGRKVVTAIYPELENAQGEEIEQGRAVIGLAPDQVQQRGACCQPVPGERILGITFRGHGVVVHAIDCAALADYEDQPERWIDLHWQEGTHGAVNTVTFDVTIANDSGVLGRICTLIGEQNANISDLKFIDRKPDYFRLLIDVDLRDAEHLHRVQTALEAESNVSSIVRHRDPGLAILGAGAPRREG, from the coding sequence ATGACGACTGCTGATGATCTGATCGCGCTGGTCCGCACCTATAACCCAAATTCCAATCAGGCGTTGCTGCGCGACGCTTTCGCCTTTGGTGCCGAGATGCACGAAGGGCAATTTCGTCATTCGGGCGAACCCTATTTCACCCATCCTGTTGCTGTCGCTGGCATTCTGGCCGAACAGCAGATGGATGACGCGACCATTATCACCGCGTTGCTGCACGACACGATCGAGGACACCAAAGCCTCGTTTCCCGATGTCGAAAAACGCTTTGGCCGCGAAATTGCAGAACTTGTCGACGGCGTCACCAAGCTGACCAATCTACAGCTGACCTCGACACAGACCAAACAGGCCGAAAATTTCCGCAAGCTTTTTATGGCGACGTCGCGGGATTTGCGGGTGACGCTGGTCAAGTTGGCGGACCGTTTGCACAATATGCGCACGATCAAGTCAATGCGCCCCGAAAAGCAGGCGCAAAAGGCGCGTGAGACGATGGATATCTTTGCTCCACTTGCGGGCCGCATGGGTATGCAGTGGATGCGCGAAGAGTTGGAGGATCTGTCCTTCCGCGTCCTCAACCCCGAGGGGCGCAATTCCATTATCCGCCGCTTTATCACCTTGCAACGCGAAACCGGTGATGTGATCCAGAAGATCACCGCCGACATGCGCGTGGAAATGGAAAAGGCCAACATCGTGGCTGATGTGGCCGGCCGTGCGAAAAAACCCTATTCGATCTGGCGCAAGATGCAGGAGAAAGAGCAGGGGTTCAGCCGCCTGTCTGATATCTATGGCTTTCGTGTGATTGTGGCGACCGAGGCGGATTGTTACCGCGTTCTGGGTGTTATCCATCAGCGGTGGCGCGCCGTGCCAGGGCGGTTCAAGGACTACATTAGCCAGCCAAAGACCAACGGATACCGTTCAATCCACACCACTGTTTCGGGGCGGGATGGCAAGCAGGTTGAGGTGCAAATCCGCACACGTGAGATGCATGAAGTTGCCGAGACGGGCGTCGCCGCGCATTGGTCCTACAAAAATGGTGAGCGGGTTGAGAACCGGTTCGCCGTTGATCCGGTGCGTTGGATTTCGGCGCTGACAGAGCGGTTGGATGAAGATCAGGATCACGACGAATTTCTCGAAGCGGTCAAGCTTGAGATGTATCAAGATCAGGTATTCTGCTTTACGCCCAAGGGCGATGTGATCAAATTACCGCGTGGGGCGACGCCGATTGACTTTGCCTATGCGATCCATACGCGGATCGGCTCGGCCTGTGTGGGCGCCAAGGTTGATGGGCTGCGGGTTCCGCTTTGGACACGCCTTAAGAATGGTCAATCAGTTGATGTCATCACAGCCGAAGGACAGACGCCGCAGGCCACATGGATTGATATCGCGGTAACCGGGCGGGCAAAAACGGCCATTCGCCGGTCGCTGCGCGAAGAAGACCGCGAGCGCTTTGTCCGTTTGGGGCGCGAATTGGCCCGCGTTGCTTTTGAAAACGTCGGCAAAAAAAGTACTGAGAAGGCGCTTAAAACCGCGGCGAAAGCGCTGGCGATTGATGGTGTGGAGGAGTTACTAGCCCGCTTAGGCAGTGCCGAGATCACCGGACGCAAGGTCGTCACCGCGATTTATCCCGAACTTGAGAATGCGCAGGGTGAAGAGATCGAGCAAGGGCGCGCTGTCATCGGGCTTGCGCCCGATCAGGTCCAGCAGCGCGGCGCATGCTGTCAGCCTGTCCCGGGAGAGCGTATTCTGGGCATTACATTCCGTGGACATGGTGTTGTCGTGCACGCGATTGATTGCGCGGCCCTGGCGGATTACGAAGACCAGCCCGAGCGTTGGATCGACCTGCATTGGCAGGAAGGAACACACGGCGCTGTGAACACCGTCACCTTTGATGTGACGATTGCAAACGATTCTGGTGTTCTGGGGCGCATTTGCACATTGATCGGTGAACAGAACGCCAATATTTCTGACCTCAAATTCATTGACCGCAAGCCAGACTATTTTAGGTTACTGATTGATGTGGACCTGCGCGACGCAGAGCATTTACACCGCGTTCAAACGGCGCTTGAAGCAGAAAGTAATGTGTCGTCGATCGTTCGACACAGAGACCCGGGGTTGGCAATCTTGGGAGCGGGTGCACCGCGCAGAGAAGGATGA
- a CDS encoding Dabb family protein, which produces MIHHIVMLDLQKEHDCNERAAIMLGLDALRVNLAGFESFAHGPNRDFEKLSPGCTYVFICGFSDETALRHYLSDPAHQALSLRLIALCEGGLAGLRVVDMQVAQ; this is translated from the coding sequence ATGATCCATCACATCGTCATGCTTGATTTGCAGAAAGAACATGATTGCAATGAACGTGCTGCAATCATGCTGGGGCTTGACGCGCTCCGCGTCAATCTCGCTGGTTTTGAAAGCTTCGCACACGGCCCGAACCGTGACTTTGAAAAACTATCTCCGGGTTGTACCTATGTCTTTATCTGCGGTTTTTCTGATGAAACTGCCTTGCGTCATTATTTGAGCGATCCAGCACATCAAGCATTGAGCCTACGTTTGATCGCACTTTGCGAAGGTGGGCTTGCCGGCCTGCGCGTTGTGGATATGCAGGTGGCGCAATGA
- the rnc gene encoding ribonuclease III: MKLSVELNAFSRRLGYSFQKPETLIRAVTHSSIVSPHRDDNQRLEFLGDRVLGLVMAEALLEADPSAPEGLLAPRYNALVRREACADVARQIDLGAVLKLGRSEMKSGGRRKEALLADAMEAIIAAIYQDGGFDAARAAILRLWDNRIHNVADDARDAKTALQEWAQARGEVPPQYIEVGRTGPDHQPVFTIEVRLASGPSEQATAGSKRHAEQAAASALLKKVDR; the protein is encoded by the coding sequence TTGAAGCTCTCAGTCGAATTGAACGCCTTTTCCAGAAGGCTGGGGTACAGCTTTCAAAAGCCCGAAACCCTGATCCGCGCGGTGACCCATTCGTCTATCGTCAGCCCGCATCGGGACGACAACCAGCGGCTTGAATTTTTGGGCGACCGGGTGCTGGGCTTGGTCATGGCCGAAGCGCTCTTAGAGGCTGATCCTTCCGCGCCTGAGGGCCTGCTGGCGCCGCGTTATAACGCGCTGGTGCGCCGTGAAGCCTGTGCCGATGTGGCGCGTCAGATAGATCTGGGTGCAGTGCTGAAACTGGGTCGTTCCGAGATGAAATCAGGTGGACGCCGCAAAGAGGCGCTGCTTGCAGATGCGATGGAAGCAATCATCGCGGCGATCTATCAGGACGGTGGCTTTGACGCGGCGCGCGCTGCGATCCTGCGCCTGTGGGATAATCGTATCCACAATGTCGCCGATGATGCACGTGACGCGAAGACGGCCCTGCAAGAATGGGCGCAAGCCCGTGGTGAAGTGCCGCCGCAGTATATTGAGGTTGGCCGCACTGGACCTGACCACCAGCCTGTGTTTACCATTGAAGTCCGCTTGGCCTCTGGTCCGTCCGAGCAGGCCACTGCCGGATCAAAACGCCACGCTGAACAAGCGGCGGCAAGCGCACTTTTGAAGAAAGTCGATAGATGA
- the lepB gene encoding signal peptidase I → MAENTGFIAWLIDTVKTVFWALVIAGIFRTLFFQPFWIPSGSMKDTLLIGDFLFVNKMAYGYSYASCPSIRIPQVGIDLGAEDFCGFIEDRDDRIFGSDPERGDIVVFRHPVDGRDFIKRLIGVPGDRIQMIDGVLQINDVPVQVEPAGTFTEIMEPQGPLGLRPQCANGAVGFGAVCEKRRSIETLPNGVSHAILDIAPRPTDNTGVFTVPEGQFFFMGDNRDNSTDSRVAQAAQGVGFVERKDIVGRADRVMFSSAGRSMFAFWTWRSDRFFKALD, encoded by the coding sequence ATGGCCGAGAACACAGGATTTATCGCCTGGCTTATCGATACGGTGAAAACAGTGTTTTGGGCACTGGTGATCGCCGGCATATTTCGCACCCTCTTTTTTCAGCCGTTCTGGATTCCATCGGGCTCAATGAAAGACACGTTGCTGATTGGCGATTTTCTTTTCGTCAATAAGATGGCCTACGGGTATTCCTACGCATCATGCCCCTCGATCCGCATCCCTCAGGTGGGCATTGATCTGGGTGCGGAAGACTTCTGCGGGTTCATCGAAGACCGCGATGACAGGATTTTCGGCTCTGACCCGGAACGCGGCGATATTGTTGTCTTCCGCCACCCTGTCGATGGCCGTGATTTCATCAAACGTTTGATCGGCGTCCCCGGTGACCGTATTCAGATGATCGACGGTGTGCTGCAAATCAATGATGTTCCGGTTCAGGTTGAACCTGCCGGCACATTCACCGAAATCATGGAACCACAAGGCCCGCTGGGTTTGCGCCCGCAATGTGCGAACGGTGCCGTTGGGTTCGGTGCCGTGTGTGAGAAGCGACGGTCAATTGAAACGCTCCCCAATGGCGTCAGCCACGCCATTTTGGATATTGCCCCGAGGCCAACTGACAACACCGGTGTCTTCACCGTGCCAGAAGGACAGTTCTTCTTCATGGGCGATAACCGCGACAACTCGACCGATAGCCGCGTTGCGCAGGCGGCACAGGGTGTCGGTTTTGTGGAGCGCAAAGATATCGTGGGCCGTGCTGATCGTGTGATGTTTTCCTCTGCAGGCCGCTCTATGTTTGCATTTTGGACTTGGCGCTCTGATCGTTTCTTCAAGGCCCTCGATTGA
- the recO gene encoding DNA repair protein RecO, with product MIEWQSEAALLSSRPFGENGVIIEVFSALHGRHAGVVRGGASRKIAPVLQPGAQLSVAWKARLESHLGSFTVEPIRSRAAIAMGDRLALAGLNAVCGLLTMVLPEREAHGPLYERTIALLDLLGQSEVWPLAYLRWEQALLEEMGFGLDLSACAVRGVNEDLIYVSPKSGRAVSREAAGEWADRMLPLPPVLAGKGDASNAEISKALGTTGYFIEHRLIKSLGERSMTGARARLVDAIRRA from the coding sequence ATGATTGAGTGGCAGTCAGAAGCAGCGCTCCTTTCAAGCCGCCCTTTTGGTGAGAACGGCGTTATCATCGAGGTCTTTAGTGCCTTGCACGGGCGCCACGCTGGCGTTGTGCGCGGAGGCGCAAGTCGCAAAATAGCACCTGTTCTACAGCCAGGGGCGCAGCTGTCCGTTGCTTGGAAAGCGCGCCTTGAAAGTCATCTTGGAAGTTTCACCGTAGAGCCGATCCGTAGTCGTGCCGCGATAGCGATGGGGGATCGCCTTGCTCTGGCAGGGCTGAACGCCGTGTGTGGTTTGTTGACCATGGTCTTGCCCGAACGCGAGGCACATGGGCCACTTTATGAGCGCACGATCGCTTTGCTGGACTTGCTGGGGCAGTCAGAGGTTTGGCCGCTGGCCTATCTGCGCTGGGAACAGGCGCTATTGGAAGAGATGGGTTTTGGCCTTGATCTATCCGCCTGTGCAGTGCGCGGTGTGAACGAGGATTTGATCTATGTCTCCCCGAAATCAGGCCGCGCTGTCAGTCGTGAAGCGGCAGGGGAATGGGCGGACCGCATGCTGCCCCTTCCGCCGGTTCTGGCGGGAAAGGGGGATGCGTCCAATGCCGAGATATCCAAGGCGCTTGGTACCACAGGGTATTTTATCGAACATCGCTTGATCAAAAGTCTGGGCGAGCGTTCCATGACAGGTGCGCGCGCGCGACTAGTTGACGCGATCAGGCGCGCCTAG